A window of the Loxodonta africana isolate mLoxAfr1 chromosome 3, mLoxAfr1.hap2, whole genome shotgun sequence genome harbors these coding sequences:
- the ATP1A2 gene encoding sodium/potassium-transporting ATPase subunit alpha-2 isoform X1, translating to MGRGAGREYSPAATTAENGGGKKKQKEKELDELKKEVAMDDHKLSLDELGRKYQVDLSKGLTNQRAQDILARDGPNALTPPPTTPEWVKFCRQLFGGFSILLWIGAILCFLAFGIQAAMEDEPSNDNLYLGVVLAAVVIVTGCFSYYQEAKSSKIMDSFKNMVPQQALVVREGEKIQINAEEVVVGDLVEVKGGDRVPADLRIISSHGCKVDNSSLTGESEPQTRSPEFTHENPLETRNICFFSTNCVEGTARGIVIATGDRTVMGRIATLASGLEVGRTPIAMEIEHFIQLITGVAVFLGVSFFVLSLILGYSWLEAVIFLIGIIVANVPEGLLATVTVCLTLTAKRMARKNCLVKNLEAVETLGSTSTICSDKTGTLTQNRMTVAHMWFDNQIHEADTTEDQSGATFDKRSPTWTALSRIAGLCNRAVFKAGQENISVSKRDTAGDASESALLKCIELSCGSVKKMRERNPKVAEIPFNSTNKYQLSIHEREDSPQSHVLVMKGAPERILDRCSTILVQGKEIPLDKEMQDAFQNAYMELGGLGERVLGFCHLNLPSGKFPRGFKFDTDELNFPTEKLCFVGLMSMIDPPRAAVPDAVGKCRSAGIKVIMVTGDHPITAKAIAKGVGIISEGNETVEDIAARLNIPVTQVNPREAKACVVHGSDLKDMTAEQLDEILKNHTEIVFARTSPQQKLIIVEGCQRQGAIVAVTGDGVNDSPALKKADIGIAMGISGSDVSKQAADMILLDDNFASIVTGVEEGRLIFDNLKKSIAYTLTSNIPEITPFLMFIIVNIPLPLGTVTILCIDLGTDMVPAISLAYEAAESDIMKRQPRNPQTDKLVNERLISMAYGQIGMIQALGGFFTYFVILAENGFLPSRLLGIRLDWDDRSRNDLEDSYGQEWTYEQRKVVEFTCHTAFFASIVVVQWADLIICKTRRNSVFQQGMK from the exons ATGGGCCGTGGG GCCGGCCGTGAGTACTCACCTGCTGCCACCACCGCAGAGAATGGGGGCGGCAAGAAGAAGCAGAAAGAGAAGGAGCTGGATGAGCTGAAGAAGGAGGTGGCCATG GATGACCATAAGCTGTCCCTGGATGAGCTGGGCCGCAAGTACCAAGTGGACCTGTCCAAG GGCCTCACCAACCAGCGGGCCCAGGACATCCTGGCTCGAGATGGACCCAATGCCCTCACTCCACCCCCTACCACCCCCGAGTGGGTCAAGTTCTGTCGCCAGCTTTTTGGGGGCTTCTCCATCCTGCTGTGGATCGGGGCCATCCTCTGCTTCCTGGCCTTCGGCATCCAGGCTGCCATGGAGGATGAGCCATCCAATGACAAT CTCTATCTGGGTGTAGTGCTGGCAGCTGTGGTCATCGTCACCGGCTGCTTCTCCTACTACCAGGAGGCCAAGAGCTCCAAGATCATGGATTCCTTCAAGAACATGGTGCCTCAG CAAGCCCTCGTGGTGCGGGAGGGAGAGAAGATACAGATCAATGCAGAGGAGGTAGTGGTGGGAGACCTGGTAGAAGTGAAGGGTGGAGACCGCGTCCCTGCTGACCTCCGTATCATCTCTTCTCACGGATGTAAG GTGGATAACTCATCCCTCACAGGCGAGTCAGAGCCCCAGACCCGCTCCCCGGAGTTCACGCATGAGAACCCTCTGGAGACCCGCAATATCTGTTTCTTCTCTACTAACTGTGTTGAAG GCACTGCCAGGGGCATCGTGATTGCCACAGGTGACCGGACAGTGATGGGTCGCATAGCCACTCTGGCCTCAGGCCTAGAGGTTGGGCGGACGCCTATAGCTATGGAGATCGAACACTTCATCCAGCTGATCACAGGGGTGGCCGTGTTCCTGGGAGTCTCCTTCTTCGTACTCTCCCTCATCCTGGGCTACAGTTGGCTGGAAGCAGTCATCTTCCTTATCGGCATCATTGTGGCCAATGTGCCTGAAGGGCTGCTGGCCactgtcact GTGTGTCTGACCCTGACAGCCAAGCGCATGGCGCGAAAGAACTGCCTGGTGAAGAACCTTGAGGCGGTGGAGACGCTGGGCTCCACCTCCACCATCTGCTCTGACAAGACAGGCACCCTTACCCAGAATCGTATGACTGTCGCCCACATGTGGTTTGATAACCAGATCCATGAGGCTGACACCACAGAAGACCAGTCTG GGGCCACTTTTGACAAACGATCCCCCACATGGACAGCTCTGTCTCGGATTGCCGGTCTTTGCAACCGTGCTGTCTTCAAGGCCGGACAGGAGAACATCTCTGTATCTAAG CGGGACACAGCTGGTGATGCCTCTGAGTCAGCTCTGCTCAAGTGCATTGAGCTGTCCTGTGGCTCAGTGAAGAAGATGAGGGAGAGGAACCCCAAGGTGGCAGAGATTCCTTTCAACTCCACCAACAAATACCAG CTGTCCATCCATGAAAGAGAAGACAGCCCCCAGAGCCATGTGCTCGTGATGAAGGGGGCCCCAGAGCGCATCCTGGACCGGTGCTCCACTATCCTGGTGCAGGGCAAGGAGATCCCACTGGACAAGGAAATGCAAGACGCCTTCCAAAATGCCTACATGGAGCTGGGAGGATTGGGGGAGCGTGTCCTGG GGTTCTGTCACCTGAATCTGCCATCTGGAAAGTTTCCTCGGGGCTTCAAATTCGACACAGATGAGCTGAACTTTCCCACGGAGAAGCTCTGCTTTGTGGGGCTCATGTCTATGATTGACCCTCCCCGGGCTGCAGTGCCGGATGCTGTGGGCAAATGCCGGAGCGCAGGCATCAAG GTGATCATGGTGACTGGGGATCATCCTATCACAGCCAAGGCCATTGCCAAAGGCGTGGGCATTATATCCGAGGGCAACGAGACTGTGGAAGACATTGCAGCCCGGCTCAACATTCCTGTGACTCAAGTCAACCCCAG AGAAGCCAAGGCGTGTGTGGTGCACGGCTCTGACCTGAAGGACATGACTGCAGAGCAGCTCGACGAGATCCTCAAGAACCACACGGAGATTGTGTTCGCTCGGACCTCCCCTCAGCAGAAGCTCATCATCGTGGAGGGATGTCAGAGGCAG GGTGCCATCGTGGCAGTGACGGGTGATGGAGTGAATGATTCCCCTGCGCTGAAGAAGGCTGACATTGGCATTGCCATGGGCATCTCTGGCTCTGATGTCTCTAAGCAGGCGGCCGACATGATCCTGCTGGACGACAACTTTGCCTCCATTGTCACAGGCGTGGAGGAGG GCCGCCTGATCTTTGACAACCTGAAGAAATCCATTGCCTACACCCTGACCAGCAACATTCCTGAGATCACCCCCTTCCTGATGTTCATCATTGTCAACATCCCCCTCCCTCTGGGCACCGTGACCATCCTCTGCATTGACCTAGGCACAGACATG GTCCCCGCCATCTCCTTGGCCTATGAGGCAGCCGAGAGTGACATCATGAAGCGGCAACCCAGAAACCCCcagacagacaaactggtgaacgAGAGGCTCATCAGCATGGCCTATGGACAGATTG GAATGATCCAGGCCCTGGGTGGCTTCTTCACCTACTTTGTGATCCTGGCCGAGAACGGTTTCCTACCATCACGGCTGCTGGGAATCCGCCTAGACTGGGATGACCGGTCCAGGAATGACCTGGAGGACAGCTATGGACAGGAGTGG ACCTATGAGCAGCGGAAGGTGGTGGAGTTCACGTGCCACACGGCCTTCTTTGCCAGCATCGTGGTCGTACAGTGGGCTGACCTCATCATCTGCAAGACCCGCCGCAACTCAGTCTTCCAGCAGGGCATGAAGTGA
- the ATP1A2 gene encoding sodium/potassium-transporting ATPase subunit alpha-2 isoform X2, translating to MGRGAGREYSPAATTAENGGGKKKQKEKELDELKKEVAMDDHKLSLDELGRKYQVDLSKGLTNQRAQDILARDGPNALTPPPTTPEWVKFCRQLFGGFSILLWIGAILCFLAFGIQAAMEDEPSNDNLYLGVVLAAVVIVTGCFSYYQEAKSSKIMDSFKNMVPQQALVVREGEKIQINAEEVVVGDLVEVKGGDRVPADLRIISSHGCKVDNSSLTGESEPQTRSPEFTHENPLETRNICFFSTNCKPQGTQPGVPSCVTGTARGIVIATGDRTVMGRIATLASGLEVGRTPIAMEIEHFIQLITGVAVFLGVSFFVLSLILGYSWLEAVIFLIGIIVANVPEGLLATVTVCLTLTAKRMARKNCLVKNLEAVETLGSTSTICSDKTGTLTQNRMTVAHMWFDNQIHEADTTEDQSGATFDKRSPTWTALSRIAGLCNRAVFKAGQENISVSKRDTAGDASESALLKCIELSCGSVKKMRERNPKVAEIPFNSTNKYQLSIHEREDSPQSHVLVMKGAPERILDRCSTILVQGKEIPLDKEMQDAFQNAYMELGGLGERVLGFCHLNLPSGKFPRGFKFDTDELNFPTEKLCFVGLMSMIDPPRAAVPDAVGKCRSAGIKVIMVTGDHPITAKAIAKGVGIISEGNETVEDIAARLNIPVTQVNPREAKACVVHGSDLKDMTAEQLDEILKNHTEIVFARTSPQQKLIIVEGCQRQGAIVAVTGDGVNDSPALKKADIGIAMGISGSDVSKQAADMILLDDNFASIVTGVEEGRLIFDNLKKSIAYTLTSNIPEITPFLMFIIVNIPLPLGTVTILCIDLGTDMVPAISLAYEAAESDIMKRQPRNPQTDKLVNERLISMAYGQIGMIQALGGFFTYFVILAENGFLPSRLLGIRLDWDDRSRNDLEDSYGQEWTYEQRKVVEFTCHTAFFASIVVVQWADLIICKTRRNSVFQQGMKNKILVFGLLEETALAAFLSYCPGMGVALRMYPLKVTWWFCAFPYSLLIFLYDEVRKLILRRYPGGWVEKETYY from the exons ATGGGCCGTGGG GCCGGCCGTGAGTACTCACCTGCTGCCACCACCGCAGAGAATGGGGGCGGCAAGAAGAAGCAGAAAGAGAAGGAGCTGGATGAGCTGAAGAAGGAGGTGGCCATG GATGACCATAAGCTGTCCCTGGATGAGCTGGGCCGCAAGTACCAAGTGGACCTGTCCAAG GGCCTCACCAACCAGCGGGCCCAGGACATCCTGGCTCGAGATGGACCCAATGCCCTCACTCCACCCCCTACCACCCCCGAGTGGGTCAAGTTCTGTCGCCAGCTTTTTGGGGGCTTCTCCATCCTGCTGTGGATCGGGGCCATCCTCTGCTTCCTGGCCTTCGGCATCCAGGCTGCCATGGAGGATGAGCCATCCAATGACAAT CTCTATCTGGGTGTAGTGCTGGCAGCTGTGGTCATCGTCACCGGCTGCTTCTCCTACTACCAGGAGGCCAAGAGCTCCAAGATCATGGATTCCTTCAAGAACATGGTGCCTCAG CAAGCCCTCGTGGTGCGGGAGGGAGAGAAGATACAGATCAATGCAGAGGAGGTAGTGGTGGGAGACCTGGTAGAAGTGAAGGGTGGAGACCGCGTCCCTGCTGACCTCCGTATCATCTCTTCTCACGGATGTAAG GTGGATAACTCATCCCTCACAGGCGAGTCAGAGCCCCAGACCCGCTCCCCGGAGTTCACGCATGAGAACCCTCTGGAGACCCGCAATATCTGTTTCTTCTCTACTAACTGT AAGCCGCAGGGTACTCAACCTGGTGTCCCCTCCTGTGTTACAGGCACTGCCAGGGGCATCGTGATTGCCACAGGTGACCGGACAGTGATGGGTCGCATAGCCACTCTGGCCTCAGGCCTAGAGGTTGGGCGGACGCCTATAGCTATGGAGATCGAACACTTCATCCAGCTGATCACAGGGGTGGCCGTGTTCCTGGGAGTCTCCTTCTTCGTACTCTCCCTCATCCTGGGCTACAGTTGGCTGGAAGCAGTCATCTTCCTTATCGGCATCATTGTGGCCAATGTGCCTGAAGGGCTGCTGGCCactgtcact GTGTGTCTGACCCTGACAGCCAAGCGCATGGCGCGAAAGAACTGCCTGGTGAAGAACCTTGAGGCGGTGGAGACGCTGGGCTCCACCTCCACCATCTGCTCTGACAAGACAGGCACCCTTACCCAGAATCGTATGACTGTCGCCCACATGTGGTTTGATAACCAGATCCATGAGGCTGACACCACAGAAGACCAGTCTG GGGCCACTTTTGACAAACGATCCCCCACATGGACAGCTCTGTCTCGGATTGCCGGTCTTTGCAACCGTGCTGTCTTCAAGGCCGGACAGGAGAACATCTCTGTATCTAAG CGGGACACAGCTGGTGATGCCTCTGAGTCAGCTCTGCTCAAGTGCATTGAGCTGTCCTGTGGCTCAGTGAAGAAGATGAGGGAGAGGAACCCCAAGGTGGCAGAGATTCCTTTCAACTCCACCAACAAATACCAG CTGTCCATCCATGAAAGAGAAGACAGCCCCCAGAGCCATGTGCTCGTGATGAAGGGGGCCCCAGAGCGCATCCTGGACCGGTGCTCCACTATCCTGGTGCAGGGCAAGGAGATCCCACTGGACAAGGAAATGCAAGACGCCTTCCAAAATGCCTACATGGAGCTGGGAGGATTGGGGGAGCGTGTCCTGG GGTTCTGTCACCTGAATCTGCCATCTGGAAAGTTTCCTCGGGGCTTCAAATTCGACACAGATGAGCTGAACTTTCCCACGGAGAAGCTCTGCTTTGTGGGGCTCATGTCTATGATTGACCCTCCCCGGGCTGCAGTGCCGGATGCTGTGGGCAAATGCCGGAGCGCAGGCATCAAG GTGATCATGGTGACTGGGGATCATCCTATCACAGCCAAGGCCATTGCCAAAGGCGTGGGCATTATATCCGAGGGCAACGAGACTGTGGAAGACATTGCAGCCCGGCTCAACATTCCTGTGACTCAAGTCAACCCCAG AGAAGCCAAGGCGTGTGTGGTGCACGGCTCTGACCTGAAGGACATGACTGCAGAGCAGCTCGACGAGATCCTCAAGAACCACACGGAGATTGTGTTCGCTCGGACCTCCCCTCAGCAGAAGCTCATCATCGTGGAGGGATGTCAGAGGCAG GGTGCCATCGTGGCAGTGACGGGTGATGGAGTGAATGATTCCCCTGCGCTGAAGAAGGCTGACATTGGCATTGCCATGGGCATCTCTGGCTCTGATGTCTCTAAGCAGGCGGCCGACATGATCCTGCTGGACGACAACTTTGCCTCCATTGTCACAGGCGTGGAGGAGG GCCGCCTGATCTTTGACAACCTGAAGAAATCCATTGCCTACACCCTGACCAGCAACATTCCTGAGATCACCCCCTTCCTGATGTTCATCATTGTCAACATCCCCCTCCCTCTGGGCACCGTGACCATCCTCTGCATTGACCTAGGCACAGACATG GTCCCCGCCATCTCCTTGGCCTATGAGGCAGCCGAGAGTGACATCATGAAGCGGCAACCCAGAAACCCCcagacagacaaactggtgaacgAGAGGCTCATCAGCATGGCCTATGGACAGATTG GAATGATCCAGGCCCTGGGTGGCTTCTTCACCTACTTTGTGATCCTGGCCGAGAACGGTTTCCTACCATCACGGCTGCTGGGAATCCGCCTAGACTGGGATGACCGGTCCAGGAATGACCTGGAGGACAGCTATGGACAGGAGTGG ACCTATGAGCAGCGGAAGGTGGTGGAGTTCACGTGCCACACGGCCTTCTTTGCCAGCATCGTGGTCGTACAGTGGGCTGACCTCATCATCTGCAAGACCCGCCGCAACTCAGTCTTCCAGCAGGGCATGAA GAACAAGATTCTGGTATTTGGGCTCCTGGAGGAGACAGCGCTGGCTGCTTTTCTGTCTTACTGCCCAGGCATGGGTGTAGCCCTCCGCATGTACCCGCTCAA GGTCACTTGGTGGTTCTGTGCCTTCCCTTACAGTCTCCTCATCTTCCTCTATGACGAGGTCCGGAAGCTCATCTTACGGCGATATCCTGGTG GCTGGGTGGAGAAGGAGACATACTACTGA